The Macaca nemestrina isolate mMacNem1 chromosome 12, mMacNem.hap1, whole genome shotgun sequence genome contains a region encoding:
- the LOC105464588 gene encoding macrophage-expressed gene 1 protein: MNSFRATILFWAVAAWATSGKPLGQTDEAGVQKCKNALKLPVLEVLPGGGWDNLRNVDMGRVMELTYTNCRTTEDGQYITPDEIFTIPQKQSNLEMNSEILESWANYQSSTSYSINTDLSLFSKVNGKFSTEFQRMKTLQVKDQAITTRVQVRNLVYTVKINPTVALSSGFRKELLDISDRLENNQTRMATYLAELLVLNYGTHVITSVDAGAALIQEDHIKTSFLQDSQSSRSAVTASAGLAFQNTVNFKLEENYTLQNVLTKSYLSNRTNSRVQSIGGIPFYPGITLQVWQQGITNHLVAIDRSGLPLHFFVNPNMLPDLPGPLVRKVSKTVETAVKRYYTFNTYPGCTDLNSPNFNFQANTDDGSCEGKMTNFSLGGVYQECTQLSGSRDVLLCQKLEQKNPLTGDFSCPSGYSPVHLLSQIHEEGYNHLECHRKCTLLVFCKTVCEDVFQVAKAEFRAFWCVASSQVPENSGLLFGGLFSSKSINPMTNAQSCPAGYFPLRLFENLKVCVSQDYELGSRFAVPFGGFFSCTVGNPLVDPAISRDLEAPSLKKCPGGFSQHLALISDGCQVSYCVKSGLFTGGSLPPARLPPFTRPPLMSQAATNTVIVTNSENARSWIKDSQTHQWRLGEPVELRRAMNVIHGDGGGLSGGAAAGVTVGVTTILALAITLAIYGTRKFKKKAYQEIGERQSLVPGTAATGDTPHEEQGQSPA; this comes from the coding sequence ATGAACAGCTTCAGGGCCACCATCCTCTTCTGGGCAGTGGCAGCATGGGCTACATCAGGCAAGCCTTTGGGACAGACAGATGAAGCTGGAgttcaaaaatgcaaaaatgcctTGAAACTGCCTGTCCTGGAAGTCCTACCTGGAGGGGGCTGGGACAATCTGCGTAATGTGGACATGGGACGGGTTATGGAATTGACTTACACCAACTGCAGGACAACTGAGGATGGACAGTATATCACCCCTGATGAAATCTTCACCATTCCCCAGAAACAGAGCAACCTGGAGATGAACTCAGAAATCCTGGAATCTTGGGCGAATTACCAGAGCAGCACCTCCTACTCCATCAACAcagatctctctcttttttccaaaGTCAATGGCAAGTTTTCCACTGAGTTCCAGAGGATGAAAACCCTCCAAGTGAAGGACCAAGCTATAACTACCCGAGTTCAGGTAAGAAACCTCGTCTACACAGTCAAAATCAACCCAACTGTAGCACTAAGCTCAGGTTTCAGGAAGGAGCTCCTTGACATCTCTGACCGTCTAGAGAACAACCAGACGAGGATGGCCACTTACCTGGCAGAACTCCTGGTCCTCAACTATGGCACCCATGTCATCACCAGTGTGGACGCTGGGGCTGCTCTTATTCAGGAGGACCACATCAAGACCtcctttctccaagacagccaGAGCAGTCGTAGTGCCGTGACCGCCTCTGCTGGACTTGCCTTCCAAAACACCGTGAACTTCAAACTTGAGGAAAACTATACGTTGCAGAATGTCCTCACCAAGAGCTACCTCTCAAACCGAACCAACTCCAGGGTGCAGAGCATCGGAGGGATTCCTTTTTACCCAGGCATCACCCTCCAGGTCTGGCAGCAGGGTATCACCAACCACCTGGTGGCCATCGACCGCTCTGGCCTGCCACTGCATTTCTTCGTCAACCCCAACATGCTGCCTGACTTGCCAGGCCCCCTGGTGAGGAAGGTGTCAAAGACGGTGGAAACTGCTGTGAAGCGCTATTACACATTCAACACCTACCCTGGCTGCACCGATCTCAATTCTCCCAACTTCAATTTTCAGGCCAACACGGATGATGGCTCCTGCGAGGGGAAAATGACCAACTTCTCTCTGGGTGGGGTTTATCAGGAATGCACTCAGCTCTCAGGGAGTAGGGATGTCCTCCTCTGCCAAAAGTTGGAGCAGAAGAATCCACTCACTGGTGATTTCTCTTGCCCCTCTGGCTACTCCCCGGTGCACTTGCTATCCCAGATCCACGAGGAGGGTTACAACCACCTGGAGTGTCATCGAAAGTGCACTCTCCTCGTTTTCTGCAAGACCGTGTGTGAAGATGTGTTCCAGGTGGCAAAGGCTGAATTTAGGGCTTTTTGGTGTGTGGCCAGTAGCCAAGTACCTGAGAACTCAGGACTGCTTTTCGGAGGCCTCTTCAGCAGCAAGAGCATAAACCCCATGACAAATGCGCAGTCATGCCCAGCCGGCTACTTTCCCCTGAGACTCTTTGAAAACCTCAAGGTATGTGTTTCTCAGGACTATGAGTTGGGAAGCAGGTTTGCGGTCCCCTTTGGTGGGTTCTTTAGCTGCACAGTTGGGAACCCCCTGGTAGATCCTGCTATATCCAGAGATTTAGAGGCACCTTCCCTGAAAAAGTGCCCTGGGGGCTTCAGCCAGCACCTAGCCCTCATTAGCGACGGATGCCAAGTGTCCTACTGTGTCAAATCCGGGCTTTTTACAGGAGGGTCCCTGCCCCCTGCCAGGCTCCCACCTTTCACCCGGCCACCCCTCATGAGTCAGGCTGCCACCAATACTGTCATAGTGACCAATTCTGAGAATGCGAGATCCTGGATTAAAGACTCCCAGACCCACCAGTGGAGGCTGGGAGAGCCGGTAGAGCTGCGGAGGGCCATGAATGTCATCCATGGGGATGGTGGTGGTCTGTCAGGAGGGGCTGCAGCTGGGGTCACAGTGGGGGTCACCACCATTCTGGCTCTTGCTATCACCCTGGCCATCTACGGCACCCGGAAGTTCAAGAAGAAAGCATATCAGGAAATTGGGGAAAGGCAGAGTTTGGTTCCAGGCACTGCAGCAACTGGAGACACACCTCACGAAGAGCAGGGGCAGAGTCCAGCTTAA